AGAACCAAGCAGGTTATAACCCAATACCAATTTACCTGACGCAACATCGTCGATAATCTCATGAGTGCAGCAATAGGTTTGAACATCGTGACTGCCAAAAGCCTCCAGTAAACGACCCCATGTCACATCGGCTTGGCGCGCGTCTTGGCTTGCCAATAAGTACCCCACTCCGCTTTTTCGAATATCGTAAGTACCGATACGCTTAGTCACGGCTTTTTCATTCTGTCGAATCGTTTGCAATAACGACTGCCGATCTTCTGGCAAATTACCCGGAAAGGCTTTTTTATTGACTAACATCACAATGGGTTCCAGCGAAAATGCGAACAGCTGGTTTCGCCATTTAAAATCTTCAGGCAAGCGATCGGTAAAACTAGACTGGTAGGTTTGTGCATAACCGTCGTTGACTAATTTAAGGTGTAAATCCATGGCGCTGCTGACAACTAAACTGGCTTGCGGCTTTTTTTGTTCCTTGATCGTCTGGTAATACAACTCCAATGTATTGACGTCTCGATAGGCCACTCTTACATCAGGGTGAAGGGCAACAAACTCGGTTAAAATGGGTTCAAAGGACGCCAAATCCATCGCAGAATTAATATATAAAACTCGCAACGCGTCCTCTTTACCAAACCACACTGGCTCCTCAGCCCATAGTTTAGCGCCGCTTACACTTAGTATTAGGCTCATGCAGAAAAAAAACCGTTTCATGTTGTGCCCTCATTGAACGTAAATTTGGCAAAGTCCACTTGAAACGTGGTGCCTTTTGGCTCTGTGTCCAGTATTTTGATTCTGGCAGAGTGATGGTCAACAATGTCTTTTACCATCGCCAAGCCAACACCGCTGCCGGCAATGTCATAGCGACCTCGATAGAAACGCTCAAAAACCCGCTCTTTTTCTATGTCTGGAATACCGCCGCCGTAGTCGATCACCTTTATGCGATAAAAACGCTCAAATTCGTTTACTTGGACAATCACTTCGGTGGCGTGTTCAACACCTAGCCCACTATAGCGCACGGCATTTTCGATTAAATTTTGCATCATTTGCTGAATTGAAAAGCTGTCGCCCAATATCAAGGTTTGTTGCAACTCACAATCTAAAGAAAGATGCACGCCTTGATGCAAGGCTGTCACAGCCTGCTCTCGACACGATGCTTTGATCGGCTCCAGCAGTTCAATAGGCTCCAATCGGTGTGTTTGCAAACGATGAGAGACCACCGCTTGATTAAGCAACAAGGTCACCGTTTGACTCAAGGTATCACACTGTTTAACGATGTTTTCTAGCGTCTGATATTGTCGTTCTGGCGACGTATTGTCTGCTGATGTATTGTCTCGTGCATTTTCCGCTAACGCTCTCAGACTCGCCAATGGTGTGCGCAATTGATGAGCCGCGTCCGCAGTATAGTTTTCGAGTTGCTCTAAGTTGGTTTGAAGTCGTGCCATGAAGTGATTAATGGCAACTTTAAGGTGATGAGTTTCTTTCGGGGTATTAATGTCTATTGGCGTTAAATCCCCCATGGCTCGCTCTTCTAACGCCCGCTCGATTCGATGCAAAGGTCGTAGTACAAGATGGCTACCAATGATGATCAAGGTGATCGCAACCAAGGCAATAAACACCACCACCTCCACGGCTTTTTGCGTTACAGCGGACGCCATTTCTTCTCTTGATAAACGCGTTTGACCCAACACGATACGCACAGTTTGCGCCGTTTCTGGATCAGTAAGATATCGTTCAACCCAAGCAAAACGCACCAATTCACCAGAATATTCTTGGTTATAGAATTGTATTTGATCTAGCACCGGTGGTTTAGGCGGCATGCTATCAAGGTCTTGATAACCAGTAATAAACCCCTGCTCTAAACTTTCGACTTTATAAAAAACTCGGTCTTCTTCTGCTTGCGCCAAGGTGGCAAACGCCGACCACGGGATATCGATACTCACTTCGTTACGTATTAGGCCGACATTCTCGTCCATTTGCAGCAAAGCGCTGCGTAATAAGCGGTCATAGGATAAATCGGCCAGCTTTTGACTGTAATCAAAAATCAAATTGATGGCCAAACTGGCAATAATACCAATGACCAACACCCCGCCGACGATAAAACGAACACGCAGTGACGGCGCTTTTCTTAAGGCGTTTCTTTCTTCCTCTTCACTGAGGTTTCGATGATTTAGTGATTTCTGCCACATAGCCAATTCCTCTTAGGGTGCTGATCGCCAAATCACCCTTGACCATTTTTTTTCGTAAACGGCCAACATACAGTTCAATCGCATTAGGGCCCGGTGTTTCATTAAAATTAAATAAGTGATCGGTGATTTCGTCTTTGCTCAATACACGACCTAAATGGCCGAGAAATATTTCCAGCAAGCGAAATTCTCGATTGGTAATAGCGGTCAGCTCGCCATCAATAAACACCTGTCGGCTGTCACGATTTACCGTGATGTTTCCGTGTTCAGTGACATTCGTGGCGTAGCCTTGTTTGCGGCGCAATAACGCTCTACAGCGTGCTTCCAACTCACCAAAATCAAATGGCTTGGTTAAATAATCGTCAGCGCCTTCGTCTAACAGCCGTATTCGATCTTCTATTTGATCGCGCGCTGTTAAAATCAGCACGGGAGTATCGTCATCACGCTGTCGCAGCTTTTGCAACAATTGCAATCCTGATAAGCCAGGCAGATTAAGGTCTAGCAGTATCAAATCCACAGCTTGATATTTAAGAAGCTCATCCGCACGCTTACCATCTCCGATCAAATCTACGCCATGTCCTAGGCTTGTTAATCGTTCACAGATCGCTTGCCCTAAGACCTGAGTATCTTCTACCACCAGAATTCGCATACGTATTTAGCCATTATGTTTTTTTATTTTTCATCATAAAAACAACAAAATTCGAGCAACGTGAGTTGCTCGAATTTTTTGTCGCAATACCGTTAGTATTGCAGGGCTTACACGTCTTTAACAGCTTCTTTTGATCTCTTCATCTTAGCGCGAACAATCGGGCCGACAATGACAGGGAGTATCAAACCAAGAACAGCAACGGTCCAAAGACCCATGCTCAACCCACTGTTAAGAAGCACACTCCAATCACCATCAGAAAGTACTAATGCATGACGAAGACTCTTCTCCATTTCAGGCCCAAGCAACATGCCCAAAATGATAGGAACCAATGGAATATCGACTTTACGGAAGATATAGCCCAGCACACCAAAACCAACCATGAAGTACAAATCTAACGGGCTGTGGCTGACAGAGTAAATACCTACAGACGCAATCAAGGTCACCACTGGCATCAAGTATTTGGGTGGAATACTTAGTAATTTAACAAAAATACCTACCATAGGAATGTTCAATAACAGCAACACAAGGTTACCAATGAACATCGCCGCAATAACACCCCAAACAAGATCCGCATTTTGTTGGAACAACATTGGACCCGGAGAGATATTCAACGAGATCAACATCGCCAATAGCACAGCGGTTGTACCACTGCCCGGTACACCAAGCGTTAACATTGGAACCAGCGCACCAGACGCCGCGCCATTGTTACCTGCTTCTGGTGCAGCAACACCGCGAGGGTCGCCCTTACCAAATGTGCCGTCTTTATCTGATACCTTTTTTTCTAACGTGTAACTAATAAAACTACCTAAAGACGCACCAGCCCCCGGTAATACACCGGCAACGAAACCCAGTACGGCGCCACGGATAGACGCTGGCAATACTCGAATGATGTCTCTTGGCGTCAGTTTAAGTTTGTTAATCGCGACTTGTTTTAGCCCATCACCCGCGTGACGCTCTAGGAAGAACAACAATTCACTGATCGCAAACAAGCCGACAATGGCAATAATGAAATCAACACCTTCGAACAGTTCAAGCGTGTTATAAGTAAAACGCTGTACACCAGTAGAAATGTCGATACCAATTGTCGCAATCATCAGACCAATGGCAGCGGCCATCAAGGTTTTGAACTGGTTTTTGCCCGTAATGCCACCTAAGGTCGCAAAGGCAAGTGCGAATAAAGCAAAGTATTCAGATGGGCCAAATTTCAGCGCAAACTTCGCCAGAATCGGAGCCAAAATAACCAGACCAATCGTCGCAATAAGGCTACCAATAAAGGACGCAATCGCAGAGATCGCTAAGGCTTCAGCTGCCTTCCCTTTAAGTGCCATAGGATAACCGTCTAAACAGGTCATCATGGCAGGTTCATCACCTGGAATGTTTAGCAAGATAGAAGATATACGACCACCATACATGGCACCCGCATAAACAGACGTTAATAGAATAAGAGACGATGTTGGCGATAAACCTAAGCTAAACGCCAAGGGAATCAAAATAGCCACACCATTTGCGGGGCCAAGACCGGGCAAAGCACCAATTAGGGTACCTAATATGGCACCAATAACCGCAAACATAATACTTTCTGGCGTTAATGCGACCGCAAAGCCCTGCATTAATAAGCTCATAGTATCCATATTAAAACTCCAATAGACCTAGAGGCAGTGCTAGTTCAAGCACATTATTGAATAGGAAAAAGATAATAACCGAGCTCGTCACACCAGTGATAAGACTCTTCGATATACTTGCCCCCATACGCCAACTTAAAAAGCTCACAACAAGCGCTGCTGCAGGCATAAAACCAATCGGCTCAATAGCCCATGCAAAAGCAAGCATAGAAAGAACCACAACACCAAGTTCAATCAACATGGCAGTCGGCGACCATTTCTCATCTGGATCGGGGCGAACAATCAAATAGATAGAACTAATACCTAAAATGATGGCTAAAATAATAGGAAAAGTTTCAGGTCCGACACTTTCGTGCCCGCCAAAAGGAATGGGGAATTTTGTTGCTTCCCAGCCGTATACTACGGCAAGAATAAGCATCAGCATGCCAAACACACGATCGTTAATACGCATGTCTCTGCTCCGTATCAGTGAATCATAAGGGTGAAGTTAGGTAAAAACAGGAGGGGCCACTGTGTTAAAACAAATGTCCCCTCCTAAAAGCGGTCTGAGGTTATTTAATTAGACCGATGTCCTGAGATAAGATTTTAATATCGAGTGTTTGATTTTTTACGAATTGCGTAAAATCAGCACCAGATTTGTGGAATGGCATCAAACCGTTTTTAGTCATGATGTCTTTCCATTCTTGCGTTGTGTATAGCTCATTCATGGTATCTACCCACCAATCATAAGATTCTGCGCTTGCGTTACCAGGTACGTAAAATCCACGCCAGTTTGGTGCAACAGAATCAATACCCTGCTCCATTGCTGTTGGGATAGAGTCAAACGGTGCTGGTAAGCGCTCTTCAGAAAGAACGGCTAAAACACGTAAGTCACCAGATTCCATGAAACCTTTAACTTCAGAAATATCGCCAGTGAACGCATCTACGTGACCACCAACAACTTGAACCAAGGCTTCTGAGCCACCGCTAAATGCCAAGTAACGAATTTTTGGCAATTTCTCAACGTTTGCTTTTTGCGCTGTCATCAATACTTTCAAATGATCCCAACCACCAGAAGCACTACCACCGGCGAATTTAACCGCACCTGGGTCTTTCTTAAGGGCATCAAGAATTTGATTAAGAGAGGTATATTTTGAATCTTTGCCTACCGCAATGATGCCGTAGTCAGCGCCCAATGTACCAACCCACTTAACTTGGTCTGAATTCATACCTGGGAATTGGCCTTGAGCAAGGCGAGTGGTTGTCGCTGTACTAGCGGCAACGATTAAATTATCGTCCGTGTCGCGTTTACTGATTGTGTGGGCAAAAGCAACACCACCACCAGCGCCAGACATGTTAACCGTCTGAACATTACCCTTAAAGTAACCTTCGTCGACTAATACTTTACCAACGCTACGGCAAGTAAAGTCCCATCCACCACCTGGGTTAGCTGGTGCAATACATTCTGCACTTCGAGCTGGTTCATAGGCGTAAGCCTGTCCAGCGATAGTAAGTGCCGCGGCACCACAAATAAGAACAGACTTTAAAGAAATGGTATTAAGCATAGTTATCTCCTGCTTGTTATTTTTTTTGTTGTTACCCAATCAAGCTCTAAAAATAATGTTTTCAGTAAACTTGAATCACCAAACCTTACCCCTCAAAACTGTCACTACCCTGTCACCCATCAACTTTTCTTACTTAATTGCGATAAAAAGTCTATTTTTACCCAATTAACCCGCTGAATTCTGATAAACAAAGCCACTACTTTCTGACAAACAAAGGCACTACTTTCTGACAAACAAAGTCACGCATTTTTGACAATGTTTCTCACACACGGACAAGGTAACCTGTTGCCTAATCAGACTAGGACAGGTTTTAGGAAACAACAAGATGACAACAAGCAATCTGCAAGCCACTCTTATTGGGAACATCGCCATTTTACTCTGGAGCGCCCTTGCTCTTTTCACCACGCAAGCCAAGCTGGTACCACCAATGCTGTTACTCACCTTGACCTTTGGGGTGGCAAGCCTACTGTTTTTATTGGTGTATTTTGTAAAAAATGAATTGAAAACGTCTTGGCAGCAAACACCAAAGAGCGCCATGTTCATGGGTGGGCTAGGGTTTTATTTTTATCACTTTTTCTATTTTTATGCATTCCAGCATGCGCCACCGGTTGAAGCAGGCTTGATCGCTTACCTTTGGCCCTTACTTATCGTATTAATGGCGGGAATGACAAAAGGCAACTCGCTGTCATGGACACATTTGGTTGGTGCGATTATCGCGTTTGCAGGCACTGGCATCATGCTGCAATCCAAAGGACAAGCGATCAACCTAGACAGTACAAGTTTTCATTGGACTGGATACGCCGCTGCGTTTTCCTGCGCGTTGATTTGGTCAAGTTATTCCGTCGCGAACCGACGCTTTCAAACTGTTCCTTCTAGCGCCGTACTTTGGTATTGCCTAATTACCACGTTATTAGCAGGCGTGTCGCACTTATCGCTTGAAGATCCTAACTGGTCTTTTCCAATAACAACGTGGATGGCGATTTTAGGTCTGGGTCTTGGCCCTGTGGGCGTGGCGTTTTTCTGCTGGGACATGGGCGTCAAGAAAGGCAACTTATCACTGCTTGGCGTGCTGTCTTATACTGCACCAGCGCTTTCTACCGCTTGGCTTGGCCTCTTTACTGACACGCAACTCACCACAGGTCAGATCATCGCTTGCCTACTTATAACCGCAGGTGCACTGTTTGCGAGCTTAATGCCACGCCTAAATTTAAAAAACAAAAAAATGCCCTTGGCTTCCAATAAAACCAAGGGCATATAATCATTTTTTTAACATTAGAAGAACCTAACTCACTAACATTTAGTTAGGCCACTTGATAAAGCGTGCGAGGAACACGCTGCAAGTAAGATTCCATTTCCGCCATGCCATTTGGTTGATCTACTCTCACACCCAGATCGCGCATGGTGCTACCAAACGCATGCAAGGTACGGAACAAGTTGTGTTCCCGGCATTGCTCACCCATTTGCCCAATACGAACAATCGGTTGACCAAATGACCCTGCGATTTCAACACGGTAGACATCCGAAATGTGTCGACAAATTTGCCCTGCTGTTAGCCCATTTGGAATATTAATGCCCACGACGGAATTCAAACGAGAAGCTGGGGGTATAAACAATTCCAACCCCATACCTTCAATACCGGATTGAAGTGCTTTTGAACAACGCAAATGGCGAGCAAAACGATTTTCTAGCGTCTCATCGCATACTAGTTTTAACGCTTCATGCAATGCCATAATGCCAGACACTGGTGCGGTGTAATGATAGCCATCTCTGTGCCAAAAATTTTCTGCCAATTGCGCATCGAAACACCATTGCGCGGTTGGCTGCGTACGATTTTTTACCGCGGCCCATGCTTCATTCGAAAACACTAAAAGCGATACACCGGGAATGGATGACAAACCTTTTTGCCCACCAGTAATCACAACATCTACCTGCCACTCGTCCATTTTCAGCGGCATGGTACTGAGTGTGCACACCGCATCCACCACCACTAGGCAACCATAAGACTTAGCAATCTTAGTAATGTCTTCTAATGTGTGGTTAAACACAGTATTCGATGTTTCACCTTGAACCAGTGTTAGCACTTTTGGACGTGTTTCTTCGATCGCTTTACGAACTCGCTCTGGGTCTGCGGCTTCATGAACGCCCACATGCAGTTCATGCACATCAGCGCCAACACGAATCGCCATTTCCGCCATGCGATGGCTAAAAAAGCCATTATTGATACATAGAATACGCTCACCCGGTTGCAACAAGTTAGCAACCGCCATTTCCATCGCGGCCGAGGCGGGTCCCGCTACACCCAATACCCATTTTGACTCTGTTTGAAAAACATAGCGCGCCATCGATTTAACTTGATCGATCACTTGCGCCATTACACCACCCAAATGATTAATGACAATCGAGTTGGCTTTGGCAACACGTTCTGGAATTGGCACTGGACCAGCGCCCATCATAAGTAAAGGTTCATGAGGGAGGATTTCGTCTAGAGATTTCACCTGGGGACGAGGAATGCCCATTGGCGATGAAGCGGTCATTTTATGCAGCCTAATAAGTAGTATTGAAAAAAAACACTCTCACCGTAAAAAGGTTATATTCACACTTTAACAGTAGAAAATGTTGTGATTTGAATTTTAACAAAATATTATTTTGAAATAGTACAATATTCCTCTTAAAAATAAGAGTCAGCAAAATCAAAAGAGTGTAATAAACCACAAGCGATTACTTTCGCCTTAGATCTGACTCGTTTCAACTTACACAACCAGTATTTTTTACTCTGCAAGATCGCCATTAACTGTGCGATAATGCGCGAAACCACCCTATTCAGGATCTTTATATGATTACTTGCGGTATCGAAATCAAAGGCAGTGAAGTCATTCTATGCCTTCTGTCTAAAGAAGACGGACTTTTCCAAATCACCGACTGTCGTCAAACACGACACACGCTTAGCAACCCAAACGACACTGAGAGCATGCGTAAATTTCAATTTATGCTTAAAAAATTGTTCGAAGATTACAAAGTCAAAAAAGTGGTTATTCGTGAACGCCCAACCAAAGGAAAATTTGCTGGCGGCTCTGTTGGTTTTAAAATCGAAGCGGCGATTCAATTGATTGAAGCAGTTGAAGTTGATTTATTCCACGCCAACAGAACCAAAGAAATATTGCAAAAGAACCCCATGCCGATTCCGTTCAAAGCAACAGGGTTACGCGCATACCAAGAAGGCGCTTTTACCGTTGCTTACGCCGCGTTGTCTGAGCATTTTTCTGAAGATTAAGCTCTAGCATTCATTTAAAAGACACAAAAAAAACGGACTCAATATTCAACTGCGTCCGTTTTTCATTAGAATATCCAGTGACGATACTTATGAATTTTAAAAAAAGTGTTGCCTTGAAATAACCTCTATTAAAAAGGATTTTCTAAAATGGATAGTGATCAAAAAGCTCGTTTATCATTTTTTCTAATGGCAAATTGTCATCATTTGTCTTCGCATACATTCGTAATCCAGTAATCTGAATCTGTACAAACCGCGCCAATTCACTGGCGTTTTTTTCTACAGCTACTTCGCCCATTTTCTGCGCTTCAACAATCAAACTCGCAAATTCGTTTTCTACAGATTTAAGAGACTCTTTTGCAACGTTTAATAAGTCTTCTTGTTCATCTGTCAGCTCTGCCACGGTCTTTGCCAGCATACACATACAGCTCGGCGCACCTACTTGTGTATCTATCACAGCTTGTTTAACAAAGGTTTTTAACGTACCTAATGGTGATGATGTTTCCGCTCTTATGCTATGTAGCTGACCAATACCAAGCTGAGCATAATGCTGTAAAGACGCCTTAAAAACACCATCTTTACTACCAAACTCAGCATAAATACTACCAGGTCTCATATCAATGGCGTCTTGAAGGTTACGCATAGACGTAGCGTGATAGCCCTTCTCCCAATAAAGATTGGTCGCATTAGAGATCACTTGATCGCGATTAAACTTAGGTTTTTTACTCATGACATAACCTTTTGAAAAACATAATTGAGCAATTGTTCAAATATATCTTGAACGATCGTTCAAATCCAGTTAAATTGTTCCTCGTTAACCAGAAACCCTCTTTAAATAAGACACTAACGGATAGGAACCACACAATGAGCGAATTTAAATTTCACACTTTAGAAACAACACCTGAAGGCAGCAAAGAAATTCTTGAAGGCGCTGTTGCGCAAATGGGAACCATCCCGAGCCTTTATGCCGTCATGGCTGAGTCTCCAGAAATTTTAAAAGCCTACACTCAATTGCACCAAGCGTTTACAGCGACGTCTTTTGATGCAGAAGAATTAACCGTTGTTTGGCAAACGATCAACGTTGAGCACGAATGTCACTTCTGTGTTCCTGCCCATACTGCCATTGCACATTCAATGAAAGTAGACCCAGCACTAACAGAAGCCCTACGTAACAGTGAGCCAATGCCAACCGCGAAACTTCAAGCATTGCATGACTTCACGCTTGTTATGGTTCGCCAACGCGGTAACGCAACAGACGCACAATTTGAGACTTTCTACGCGGCAGGCTATGCGCCTAAGCAGGTTCTGGAAATCATTCTTGGCTTGTCCCAAAAAGTCATCAGCAACTATGTAAACCACGTCGCTAAAACGCCTGTAGACGACATGTTTAAACCGTTTGCTTGGACAAAATCTTAACCTTAGTATGAATCAAAAAAACGGACACCGCGCTATGTGGTGTCCGTTTCTCTATTAATCCTCTGCGGGACGGATTACTACCCAAAAAACCACGTCCATTTTAATCCATCAACGCGTCTTTTTTGATGCGCACGACAATATTCGCACCATAATGAGGCGTTAGCGTTGGATTTTCTTTCTTCCCATAACCACCAATAAAACACCACCCAACACACCAGACGTTGCCAAGATTAAATGCAAGGTGACGGATTCGTTTGCAAAAATAACGCCCCCAATTGTCGCAATCACAGGCACCAAAAGCTGTAACACAGCCGCCAACGAAGCACTAAGGTGAGGCAACACCGCGTACCAAAGTGCGTAGCCCAATCCAGACATGAATGCGCCAGAGATCACCGCCAACACAATCCCTTCTGTACTCGCACTTTTAAGCCCTTCTGTATTAATAAAGGCTAATGCAATCAATAGCATCGGTATGGTTCGGACAAAGTTCGAGGTGGTCGCAAACAGCGGTTTAGACGAGATTTTTCCACGCCATGTATATAAGCCCCAAGCGATACCCG
This genomic stretch from Marinomonas primoryensis harbors:
- a CDS encoding ABC transporter substrate-binding protein, encoding MKRFFFCMSLILSVSGAKLWAEEPVWFGKEDALRVLYINSAMDLASFEPILTEFVALHPDVRVAYRDVNTLELYYQTIKEQKKPQASLVVSSAMDLHLKLVNDGYAQTYQSSFTDRLPEDFKWRNQLFAFSLEPIVMLVNKKAFPGNLPEDRQSLLQTIRQNEKAVTKRIGTYDIRKSGVGYLLASQDARQADVTWGRLLEAFGSHDVQTYCCTHEIIDDVASGKLVLGYNLLGSYASQRARDDDRLKMILPKDYTLMLMRVALIPKSAPNAEDAGVFLDYLLSDKAQGMMQTQGLLFPIRPDLNNPNDPYVVNAPGPTGVIELDQQLLVGRDYAKQKRFIRNWEMALEISEDD
- a CDS encoding sensor histidine kinase, which codes for MWQKSLNHRNLSEEEERNALRKAPSLRVRFIVGGVLVIGIIASLAINLIFDYSQKLADLSYDRLLRSALLQMDENVGLIRNEVSIDIPWSAFATLAQAEEDRVFYKVESLEQGFITGYQDLDSMPPKPPVLDQIQFYNQEYSGELVRFAWVERYLTDPETAQTVRIVLGQTRLSREEMASAVTQKAVEVVVFIALVAITLIIIGSHLVLRPLHRIERALEERAMGDLTPIDINTPKETHHLKVAINHFMARLQTNLEQLENYTADAAHQLRTPLASLRALAENARDNTSADNTSPERQYQTLENIVKQCDTLSQTVTLLLNQAVVSHRLQTHRLEPIELLEPIKASCREQAVTALHQGVHLSLDCELQQTLILGDSFSIQQMMQNLIENAVRYSGLGVEHATEVIVQVNEFERFYRIKVIDYGGGIPDIEKERVFERFYRGRYDIAGSGVGLAMVKDIVDHHSARIKILDTEPKGTTFQVDFAKFTFNEGTT
- a CDS encoding response regulator transcription factor, translating into MRILVVEDTQVLGQAICERLTSLGHGVDLIGDGKRADELLKYQAVDLILLDLNLPGLSGLQLLQKLRQRDDDTPVLILTARDQIEDRIRLLDEGADDYLTKPFDFGELEARCRALLRRKQGYATNVTEHGNITVNRDSRQVFIDGELTAITNREFRLLEIFLGHLGRVLSKDEITDHLFNFNETPGPNAIELYVGRLRKKMVKGDLAISTLRGIGYVAEITKSSKPQ
- a CDS encoding tripartite tricarboxylate transporter permease is translated as MDTMSLLMQGFAVALTPESIMFAVIGAILGTLIGALPGLGPANGVAILIPLAFSLGLSPTSSLILLTSVYAGAMYGGRISSILLNIPGDEPAMMTCLDGYPMALKGKAAEALAISAIASFIGSLIATIGLVILAPILAKFALKFGPSEYFALFALAFATLGGITGKNQFKTLMAAAIGLMIATIGIDISTGVQRFTYNTLELFEGVDFIIAIVGLFAISELLFFLERHAGDGLKQVAINKLKLTPRDIIRVLPASIRGAVLGFVAGVLPGAGASLGSFISYTLEKKVSDKDGTFGKGDPRGVAAPEAGNNGAASGALVPMLTLGVPGSGTTAVLLAMLISLNISPGPMLFQQNADLVWGVIAAMFIGNLVLLLLNIPMVGIFVKLLSIPPKYLMPVVTLIASVGIYSVSHSPLDLYFMVGFGVLGYIFRKVDIPLVPIILGMLLGPEMEKSLRHALVLSDGDWSVLLNSGLSMGLWTVAVLGLILPVIVGPIVRAKMKRSKEAVKDV
- a CDS encoding tripartite tricarboxylate transporter TctB family protein; the protein is MRINDRVFGMLMLILAVVYGWEATKFPIPFGGHESVGPETFPIILAIILGISSIYLIVRPDPDEKWSPTAMLIELGVVVLSMLAFAWAIEPIGFMPAAALVVSFLSWRMGASISKSLITGVTSSVIIFFLFNNVLELALPLGLLEF
- a CDS encoding Bug family tripartite tricarboxylate transporter substrate binding protein, which codes for MLNTISLKSVLICGAAALTIAGQAYAYEPARSAECIAPANPGGGWDFTCRSVGKVLVDEGYFKGNVQTVNMSGAGGGVAFAHTISKRDTDDNLIVAASTATTTRLAQGQFPGMNSDQVKWVGTLGADYGIIAVGKDSKYTSLNQILDALKKDPGAVKFAGGSASGGWDHLKVLMTAQKANVEKLPKIRYLAFSGGSEALVQVVGGHVDAFTGDISEVKGFMESGDLRVLAVLSEERLPAPFDSIPTAMEQGIDSVAPNWRGFYVPGNASAESYDWWVDTMNELYTTQEWKDIMTKNGLMPFHKSGADFTQFVKNQTLDIKILSQDIGLIK
- a CDS encoding DMT family transporter; protein product: MTTSNLQATLIGNIAILLWSALALFTTQAKLVPPMLLLTLTFGVASLLFLLVYFVKNELKTSWQQTPKSAMFMGGLGFYFYHFFYFYAFQHAPPVEAGLIAYLWPLLIVLMAGMTKGNSLSWTHLVGAIIAFAGTGIMLQSKGQAINLDSTSFHWTGYAAAFSCALIWSSYSVANRRFQTVPSSAVLWYCLITTLLAGVSHLSLEDPNWSFPITTWMAILGLGLGPVGVAFFCWDMGVKKGNLSLLGVLSYTAPALSTAWLGLFTDTQLTTGQIIACLLITAGALFASLMPRLNLKNKKMPLASNKTKGI
- a CDS encoding pyridoxal-phosphate-dependent aminotransferase family protein; protein product: MTASSPMGIPRPQVKSLDEILPHEPLLMMGAGPVPIPERVAKANSIVINHLGGVMAQVIDQVKSMARYVFQTESKWVLGVAGPASAAMEMAVANLLQPGERILCINNGFFSHRMAEMAIRVGADVHELHVGVHEAADPERVRKAIEETRPKVLTLVQGETSNTVFNHTLEDITKIAKSYGCLVVVDAVCTLSTMPLKMDEWQVDVVITGGQKGLSSIPGVSLLVFSNEAWAAVKNRTQPTAQWCFDAQLAENFWHRDGYHYTAPVSGIMALHEALKLVCDETLENRFARHLRCSKALQSGIEGMGLELFIPPASRLNSVVGINIPNGLTAGQICRHISDVYRVEIAGSFGQPIVRIGQMGEQCREHNLFRTLHAFGSTMRDLGVRVDQPNGMAEMESYLQRVPRTLYQVA
- a CDS encoding DUF3010 family protein, coding for MITCGIEIKGSEVILCLLSKEDGLFQITDCRQTRHTLSNPNDTESMRKFQFMLKKLFEDYKVKKVVIRERPTKGKFAGGSVGFKIEAAIQLIEAVEVDLFHANRTKEILQKNPMPIPFKATGLRAYQEGAFTVAYAALSEHFSED
- a CDS encoding TetR/AcrR family transcriptional regulator, whose translation is MSKKPKFNRDQVISNATNLYWEKGYHATSMRNLQDAIDMRPGSIYAEFGSKDGVFKASLQHYAQLGIGQLHSIRAETSSPLGTLKTFVKQAVIDTQVGAPSCMCMLAKTVAELTDEQEDLLNVAKESLKSVENEFASLIVEAQKMGEVAVEKNASELARFVQIQITGLRMYAKTNDDNLPLEKMINELFDHYPF
- a CDS encoding carboxymuconolactone decarboxylase family protein, translated to MSEFKFHTLETTPEGSKEILEGAVAQMGTIPSLYAVMAESPEILKAYTQLHQAFTATSFDAEELTVVWQTINVEHECHFCVPAHTAIAHSMKVDPALTEALRNSEPMPTAKLQALHDFTLVMVRQRGNATDAQFETFYAAGYAPKQVLEIILGLSQKVISNYVNHVAKTPVDDMFKPFAWTKS